In a genomic window of Zingiber officinale cultivar Zhangliang chromosome 9B, Zo_v1.1, whole genome shotgun sequence:
- the LOC122025398 gene encoding thioredoxin H4-1-like: MGNCFGKEGKDADLQEEVDFKGGNVHVITSQEGWDQKISQAKNDGKIVVANFSATWCGPCRLMAPVYTELSEKYPALMFLTIDVDKLSEFSSSWDIRATPTFFFVRDGQQVDKLIGANKIELEKKIVTFIEPSVR, translated from the exons ATGGGAAATTGTTTTGGCAAG GAAGGGAAAGATGCTGATCTTCAAGAGGAGGTAGACTTCAAAGGTGGAAATGTGCATGTAATAACTAGCCAAGAAGGCTGGGACCAAAAAATTTCTCAAGCAAAAAATGATGGAAAGATA GTCGTAGCAAATTTTAGTGCTACATGGTGTGGGCCATGCCGACTGATGGCACCTGTTTATACAGAGCTGTCTGAGAAGTATCCTGCACTGATGTTTTTGACAATAGATGTCGATAAGTTATCA GAGTTTAGCTCATCATGGGACATCCgagcaactccgactttcttttTCGTGAGAGATGGGCAACAAGTGGACAAGCTCATCGGCGCCAACAAAATTGAGTTGGAGAAGAAGATAGTCACTTTCATCGAGCCCTCAGTTCGATGA